From one Salvelinus sp. IW2-2015 linkage group LG11, ASM291031v2, whole genome shotgun sequence genomic stretch:
- the LOC111970433 gene encoding proton channel OTOP1, whose protein sequence is MAEHGGLHSMCLNKVDCHSSSTLSSSSEQEGEIFTKLKVSLTEDYPQKNAEILSGQYGTNLLLIGVSLMLVIGNNGASVKEEHLLSFITTLIIVQLLWMMWYIVRRGMQSNLQAEKDVHATTSWIKGGLTLLALLSLIMDAFNIGYFVGYRSCLSAVLVVYPIIHATHTIAQVHFLWFHIKDVIKSFETFERFGVIHAVFTNLLLWCSGVMSEANHLLNHHNTRLTALGFENLTMVDMEPHCNCTISACSVFVNGLYYLSPFNIEYHIFVSVMLFVMWKNIGRTIDLQHNQKRLATKTQGLVVGPILGLAALASTIGVLVVYIIHVEESLDIRESTIAIFYYYGIVMLVLMCSAGVTGLLIYRADPMPMDTTKNPSRKLDTELLFGSSVGSWLISWCSVVAVSASRSSPSYRWTNLMYSLLSILEKYIQNLFIIESLYRQPEDAEREDAEVAGPAPEILSMTSSLSPPNNGIINQAYENPDNGCVTLXNVQKESGQVNGCPQKHLEVPRQVENNVEVTPSKKSQILKNIAVFLFMCNISLWILPAFGCRPQYDNGLEEETFGFTTWTTVLNFAMPITLFYRMHSVACLFEVFRSV, encoded by the exons ATGGCTGAGCACGGTGGCCTTCATAGTATGTGTTTAAATAAGGTAGACTGTCACAGTTCCTCCACCTTGTCCTCCAGCTCAGAGCAAGAGGGTGAAATATTCACCAAGTTGAAAGTCAGTTTGACTGAGGACTATCCGCAGAAGAATGCGGAGATTCTGAGCGGCCAGTATGGGACTAATTTACTTTTGATAGGCGTGTCCTTGATGCTGGTTATTGGGAACAATGGCGCATCCGTGAAGGAAGAGCACCTGCTGTCGTTTATCACGACCCTCATAATCGTCCAGCTGCTATGGATGATGTGGTACATCGTGAGGAGAGGCATGCAGAGTAACTTACAGGCAGAAAAGGATGTGCATGCTACTACCTCGTGGATAAAAG GTGGTTTAACTCTTCTTGCGCTCCTCTCGTTGATCATGGATGCCTTCAATATTGGATATTTTGTGGGCTATCGATCATGCCTGTCGGCTGTTCTCGTGGTATACCCCATCATCCACGCAACTCACACAATAGCACAG GTGCATTTCCTTTGGTTTCACATCAAAGACGTCATCAAGTCCTTTGAGACCTTTGAAAG GTTTGGCGTCATCCATGCAGTCTTCACCAACCTGCTGCTGTGGTGCAGCGGTGTGATGTCTGAGGCCAATCACTTGCTAAACCACCACAACACAAGGCTGACTGCCCTGGGCTTTGAAAACCTCACCATGG TGGATATGGAACCTCATTGTAATTGCACTATCAGTGCCTGCTCCGTGTTCGTCAACGGCCTCTACTACCTTTCTCCSTTCAACATCGAGTACCACATCTTTGTCTCAGTAATGCTCTTCGTCATGTGGAAGAACATAGGGCGCACCATTGACCTCCAGCACAACCAGAAACGGCTGGCTACCAAGACCCAGGGGCTGGTAGTTGGCCCCATCCTGGGTCTCGCTGCCCTGGCCAGCACCATCGGCGTACTGGTGGTATACATCATCCACGTGGAAGAGTCGCTGGACATCCGGGAGTCAACCATTGCAATTTTCTACTACTACGGCATCGTCATGCTGGTGCTCATGTGCTCGGCCGGGGTCACGGGTCTGCTCATCTACCGTGCTGACCCCATGCCCATGGACACCACCAAGAACCCCTCGCGGAAGCTGGACACAGAGCTCCTGTTTGGTTCGTCGGTGGGCTCCTGGCTCATTTCCTGGTGCAGCGTGGTGGCCGTGTCAGCCTCACGCAGCAGCCCGAGCTACCGCTGGACCAACCTGATGTACTCGCTGCTCAGCATCCTGGAGAAGTACATCCAGAACCTGTTCATCATTGAGTCCCTCTACCGCCAGCCGGAGGACGCTGAGAGGGAGGACGCTGAGGTGGCGGGGCCTGCGCCAGAGATATTATCCATGACCTCCTCCTTGTCTCCACCCAACAACGGAATCATCAACCAGGCGTACGAGAATCCGGACAACGGCTGCGTCACGCTGYAGAATGTGCAGAAGGAGAGCGGACAGGTGAATGGGTGCCCACAGAAACATTTGGAAGTGCCCCGTCAGGTGGAGAACAACGTGGAGGTGACCCCGAGCAAGAAGAGTCAGATCCTGAAGAACATCGCCGTCTTCCTTTTCATGTGCAACATCTCA CTCTGGATCCTTCCTGCCTTTGGCTGCAGACCCCAGTATGACAACGGCCTAGAGGAGGAGACGTTTGGCTTCACCACATGGACCACAGTTCTCAACTTCGCCATGCCGATTACCCTCTTCTACCGCATGCACTCTGTGGCCTGCCTCTTCGAAGTGTTCCGGAGTGTGTGA
- the LOC111970434 gene encoding transmembrane protein 128 has protein sequence MLADSQFLNLRNRFKKDAELLMQRVSAGDSNEKSQEEKDAKPLPRINRHSVFWIVASVGLTYYFDFLHVITENGDIRSWWFNVGVILLGICLALAMFCIVYLEWFKGIQHYDHEYPAIPPITTAAFLAASCSFNIALWPVWSFLTPVLLFTQFMGVVMLISMIG, from the exons ATGCTTGCTGATAGTCAATTTTTAAATCTACGAAATAGATTTAAGAAAGACGCTGAACTTCTCATGCAAAGGGTTTCAGCAGGTGACAGCAACGAAAAGA GTCAAGAAGAGAAAGATGCCAAACCACTTCCTCGGATCAACCGCCATTCCGTCTTCTGGATTGTGGCTTCTGTCGGATTGACTTACTATTTCGACTTCCTCCACGTCATCACGGAGAATGGCGATATCAGAAG CTGGTGGTTCAATGTTGGTGTGATACTGCTGGGAATATGCCTAGCTTTGGCCATGTTTTGCATTGTATACctggagtggtttaagggaaTACAGCACTATGATCATGAGTACCCTGCTATTCCCCCTATCACCACAGCAGCCTTCCTCGCTGCGTCATGCAG TtttaatatagcactgtggcCTGTGTGGTCMTTCCTCACCCCCGTCCTCCTGTTTACCCAGTTCATGGGAGTTGTTATGCTCATATCAATGATTGGGTGA
- the LOC111970660 gene encoding D(1B) dopamine receptor-like — MENPAKYLSVHKSHSVPLPLGEIMWNSTESEATSNGGKELVIRTVTGCLLSLLILWTLLGNIMVCSAVLRIRHLRSKVTNIFIVSLAVSDLFVAVLVMPWKAVAEVAGYWPFGTFCNYWVAFDIMCSTASILNLCIISVDRYWAISSPFRYERKMTQRVAFVMISVTWTLSVLISFIPVQLNWHKASEDEITGVHNASLSKVEENCDSSLNREYAISSSLISFYIPVAIMIVTYTRIYRIAQIQIRRIASLERAAEHATSCRTNNRLECQHHNTLKTSIKRETKVLKTLSIIMGVFVCCWLPFFILNCIVPFCDKPPTDKDAGLPCVSETTFDVFVWFGWTNSSMNPIIYAFNAEFRKAFASLLGCRNFCSRTPVETVNISNELVSYNQDTLVHKEIVNAYVNMIPNVVECIEHEDTFDRISQLSHNNENVTDSVCDLEDCEADISLDRMTPFTPNGLH; from the coding sequence ATGGAGAACCCCGCGAAATACCTCTCAGTGCACAAGAGCCACTCCGTCCCGTTACCTCTTGGGGAGATTATGTGGAACTCGACCGAATCGGAGGCAACATCCAACGGTGGAAAGGAATTGGTCATCCGGACAGTGACGGGCTGTTTGCTCTCCCTGCTCATCCTGTGGACACTACTGGGAAACATTATGGTGTGCTCCGCCGTACTCCGAATTCGGCACTTGCGAAGTAAAGTGACCAACATTTTCATCGTTTCTTTGGCTGTGTCGGATTTATTCGTTGCAGTTCTGGTGATGCCATGGAAAGCTGTGGCCGAGGTGGCGGGGTATTGGCCGTTTGGTACTTTTTGTAATTACTGGGTGGCTTTTGATATCATGTGCTCAACTGCGTCCATCCTCAACCTCTGCATTATCAGCGTGGATAGATATTGGGCCATATCAAGTCCGTTCCGGTACGAGAGAAAAATGACCCAACGAGTTGCCTTCGTTATGATAAGCGTCACGTGGACGTTGTCTGTACTCATTTCATTCATACCAGTCCAACTGAACTGGCACAAAGCCAGCGAAGACGAAATAACTGGAGTCCATAACGCCTCCTTGAGTAAAGTAGAAGAAAACTGTGACTCTAGCCTCAACAGAGAATACGCCATATCTTCATCTTTAATAAGTTTCTACATACCCGTAGCAATTATGATTGTGACATACACGAGAATATATCGGATTGCTCAGATCCAAATCAGGAGGATAGCTTCCCTAGAGCGCGCCGCGGAGCACGCGACAAGTTGCAGGACCAACAACAGACTCGAGTGCCAACACCACAATACCTTGAAAACATCTATTAAAAGGGAAACCAAAGTTTTAAAAACGTTATCGATCATTATGGGCGTCTTTGTGTGTTGTTGGTTACCTTTCTTTATTTTGAACTGCATAGTTCCATTTTGTGATAAACCACCGACTGACAAAGACGCAGGTCTCCCTTGCGTGAGCGAGACAACTTTTGACGTTTTTGTTTGGTTCGGCTGGACTAATTCATCCATGAATCCTATTATTTACGCTTTTAACGCAGAGTTCAGAAAAGCATTTGCCAGTCTGCTGGGTTGTCGTAATTTCTGCTCCAGAACACCRGTTGAAACTGTAAACATTAGCAACGAGCTGGTCTCTTACAACCAGGACACCCTTGTCCACAAAGAAATCGTGAATGCCTACGTCAATATGATCCCCAACGTAGTGGAATGCATTGAGCACGAGGACACGTTTGACAGGATATCACAGTTATCTCACAACAATGAAAATGTCACCGACTCTGTTTGTGACTTGGAAGACTGTGAGGCAGATATTAGCCTCGACAGGATGACACCATTCACCCCCAATGGTTTACATTGA